One Sodalinema gerasimenkoae IPPAS B-353 DNA segment encodes these proteins:
- a CDS encoding SGNH/GDSL hydrolase family protein — protein MAGILGVLFPLIGTGCTIESAPEPGVESQTTDTSMVSQQQSIRVMPLGDSITDGYNVPGGYRINLWAALEERGDRIEFVGSQENGPPELPDRNHQGHSGWRIDELHRRVGDWLETAEPDVILLLIGTNDIVQGYSLDTAPARLNALIDELFHHRPQAQIFVGSIPPIDEADLNARVEAYNQAIAQNIQARQSQGDRLTFVDLYSGLTPEDLADGIHPNRQGHDKIAQMWYEAWTQHH, from the coding sequence ATGGCGGGGATATTGGGGGTGCTGTTTCCTCTGATTGGCACAGGTTGTACCATAGAGAGCGCCCCCGAGCCTGGGGTAGAGTCTCAGACAACCGATACATCCATGGTGAGCCAACAGCAATCGATTCGGGTGATGCCCCTGGGGGATTCCATCACCGACGGCTATAACGTTCCGGGGGGCTACCGCATCAACCTGTGGGCAGCCTTAGAGGAACGCGGCGATCGCATTGAGTTTGTGGGCAGCCAAGAAAACGGCCCCCCCGAACTCCCCGATCGCAATCATCAAGGTCATTCCGGCTGGCGCATTGACGAACTCCACCGTCGAGTGGGGGATTGGTTAGAAACTGCCGAACCGGACGTTATCCTATTACTCATTGGCACCAACGACATTGTGCAGGGTTATAGTCTCGATACCGCCCCCGCCCGTCTCAATGCTCTCATCGATGAGTTATTTCACCATCGTCCCCAGGCCCAAATTTTTGTCGGTTCCATTCCTCCCATCGACGAAGCCGATCTCAATGCACGGGTTGAAGCCTACAACCAAGCGATCGCCCAAAACATCCAGGCCCGTCAATCCCAGGGCGATCGGCTAACGTTCGTCGACCTCTACAGCGGCCTAACCCCCGAAGACTTAGCCGACGGCATCCATCCCAACCGCCAAGGACATGACAAAATCGCCCAAATGTGGTACGAAGCCTGGACTCAGCACCACTAA
- a CDS encoding sensor histidine kinase: MPAAPYPANEAERQRALEQYNLLDTLPEQAFDDITTLAAHICDTPIALVSLIDRDRQWFKSKVGIDAEETPREQAFCAHAILNPDGILLVPDAKVDPRFTDNPLVTGGPQIRFYAGAPLQTPDGQAIGTLCTIDDKPRQLTQEQIEGLQALSRQVVAQMELRRHVKQLHQTLDQLRHTQASLIQTEKMSALGRFVAGVAHEINNPVSFILGNLPHAQDYTEQLIELVHLYQTTYPQPDASLADHLSEIDVDYISQDFLKLLHSMKSGAIRIEKIVDSLQTFSHLDEADIKLVQIQEHLDNALDLSLFQLRRTSEQLPIDVVKDYQELPPVVCYVGQLNQVFINIIGNAMDALQERLQPHLADGPESTYRPRLTITTHQATDEDGRNFITISIQDNGMGIDPDKRDKIFDPFYSSKPIGKGTGLGLTSSYDIVVNQHQGKLIVDSTPGQGSRFSIWLPTDLPLPD; the protein is encoded by the coding sequence ATGCCCGCTGCACCCTATCCTGCAAACGAAGCCGAACGCCAACGGGCCCTTGAGCAGTACAACCTGCTCGATACCCTACCCGAACAAGCCTTTGACGACATCACCACTCTGGCGGCTCACATTTGTGATACGCCGATTGCCTTAGTCAGTCTCATTGACCGCGATCGCCAATGGTTCAAGTCCAAAGTTGGCATTGATGCTGAGGAAACCCCCCGCGAGCAGGCCTTTTGTGCCCATGCTATCCTCAACCCCGACGGCATTCTCTTGGTTCCCGATGCCAAAGTGGACCCGCGCTTTACCGACAATCCCCTCGTCACCGGTGGCCCTCAGATTCGTTTCTATGCAGGCGCTCCCCTACAAACCCCTGATGGCCAGGCGATCGGCACCCTTTGCACCATTGATGACAAACCCCGCCAACTGACCCAAGAGCAAATCGAGGGCCTACAGGCCCTCAGCCGCCAAGTGGTTGCCCAAATGGAGTTACGGCGCCATGTCAAACAACTTCATCAAACCTTAGACCAACTACGACACACCCAAGCCAGCTTAATTCAGACGGAAAAAATGTCCGCCCTGGGGCGATTTGTCGCGGGAGTTGCCCATGAAATCAATAATCCGGTCAGTTTTATTCTCGGCAATCTGCCCCATGCCCAAGATTACACAGAGCAACTGATTGAGTTGGTGCATCTCTATCAAACGACTTATCCCCAGCCTGACGCATCATTGGCGGATCATCTGAGTGAGATTGACGTCGACTATATTTCCCAAGATTTCCTAAAACTTTTACATTCAATGAAGTCAGGTGCAATTCGCATTGAAAAAATTGTGGATTCCCTGCAAACCTTTAGCCATCTCGATGAAGCCGATATCAAATTAGTTCAGATTCAGGAGCATCTTGATAATGCCCTGGACTTAAGCCTGTTCCAGTTACGAAGAACCAGCGAACAGTTGCCAATTGACGTAGTTAAAGACTATCAAGAACTGCCACCAGTGGTCTGTTACGTCGGACAACTCAACCAGGTATTTATTAACATCATCGGCAATGCCATGGATGCCTTGCAGGAGCGCCTGCAACCCCATTTGGCTGATGGGCCCGAGTCAACCTATCGCCCTAGGTTAACCATTACGACCCACCAGGCAACAGATGAGGACGGACGGAACTTTATCACCATTAGCATCCAAGATAATGGCATGGGGATTGACCCAGATAAACGGGATAAAATTTTCGATCCTTTCTATAGCAGTAAACCCATTGGCAAAGGAACTGGCTTGGGACTAACGAGCAGTTATGACATTGTTGTCAACCAGCATCAGGGAAAACTAATCGTTGACTCAACCCCGGGCCAGGGAAGTCGCTTCTCAATTTGGCTGCCGACAGACTTACCGCTACCGGACTAG
- a CDS encoding DUF3493 domain-containing protein, with protein sequence MNDQTPQPYSSRPKAAQGLSEQKYQRLVAEAKAPYRGFRLFIYVSLGASGLLGAFVFMARVAAGQNLSSDLPNLALQLGVVALMVWLFRRERR encoded by the coding sequence ATGAATGATCAAACTCCTCAACCCTACTCATCCCGTCCCAAGGCGGCTCAGGGACTGAGTGAACAGAAGTATCAACGCCTGGTCGCTGAGGCCAAAGCCCCCTATCGTGGTTTTCGTCTCTTTATCTATGTCAGTTTAGGGGCATCGGGCCTCCTTGGAGCATTCGTTTTTATGGCTCGGGTGGCAGCGGGACAAAATTTGTCGTCTGATTTGCCCAATTTGGCCCTACAACTCGGGGTTGTTGCCTTGATGGTCTGGTTGTTTCGTCGGGAACGTCGATGA
- the gor gene encoding glutathione-disulfide reductase: protein MTYDFDLFVIGAGSGGIATARRASEYGAKVGIAEDDRLGGTCVNRGCVPKKLMVYASHFPEQFHDAVGYGWSAVQSQLDWPKMIKAVNDEVTRLNGIYQRMLDKSEVQVFRESARFVDSHTVQVGDRQVTADKILIAVGGKPVKPSIPGLEHAITSDEMFHLPQQPKHLVVLGGGYIGVEFACILRGLGSEVTVVIRREKILNGFDEDLRDCIQEGMANHGIRILNNTNITSVDKQGDGTLKLNLDTHEGSIIADTVTLSATGRKPRLEGLGLENTQVEVKKGAIAVDEYSQTAEPHIFAVGDCTDRVNLTPVAINEGRVFADTHFGDKSRQMSYENIPTAVFSSPEASTVGLTEAEAREQYGDAIKVFRSKFRPMYHTLGGREERTLMKLVVDSQSDRVLGAHMVGESAAEIIQGVAIAVKMGATKADFDATVGIHPSSAEEFVTMR, encoded by the coding sequence ATGACATACGACTTTGACTTATTTGTGATTGGGGCCGGTTCCGGGGGAATCGCCACCGCTCGCCGTGCGTCAGAATATGGCGCTAAGGTGGGGATTGCTGAAGACGATCGCCTAGGGGGAACCTGTGTTAACCGGGGCTGTGTTCCCAAGAAACTCATGGTTTACGCCTCCCACTTCCCGGAGCAGTTCCATGATGCCGTGGGATATGGTTGGAGTGCCGTACAGAGTCAACTGGACTGGCCGAAAATGATTAAGGCCGTCAACGATGAGGTGACTCGTCTCAATGGCATCTATCAGCGAATGCTGGATAAGTCCGAGGTGCAGGTCTTTCGGGAGTCGGCGAGGTTTGTGGACTCTCATACAGTCCAAGTGGGCGATCGCCAAGTCACGGCCGACAAAATCCTGATTGCCGTCGGCGGAAAACCGGTTAAACCCAGCATTCCCGGCTTAGAACATGCCATCACCTCCGATGAGATGTTCCATCTTCCCCAACAACCGAAGCATCTCGTGGTTCTCGGTGGCGGCTATATCGGGGTGGAGTTTGCCTGTATCCTACGCGGCTTAGGATCTGAAGTGACAGTGGTGATCCGCCGCGAGAAGATTCTCAACGGCTTTGATGAAGATTTGCGCGATTGTATTCAAGAGGGAATGGCTAACCATGGCATTCGCATTCTCAACAACACCAATATCACCTCGGTGGATAAACAAGGGGATGGAACCCTAAAACTGAATTTAGACACCCATGAGGGCAGTATTATCGCCGATACCGTCACCCTCTCTGCCACCGGCCGCAAACCCCGTTTAGAGGGATTAGGGTTAGAGAACACCCAGGTTGAGGTCAAAAAAGGGGCGATCGCCGTCGATGAGTATAGCCAAACCGCCGAACCCCATATCTTCGCTGTCGGGGACTGCACCGATCGCGTCAACCTGACCCCAGTGGCCATCAACGAGGGTCGTGTCTTTGCCGATACCCACTTTGGCGACAAATCGCGGCAAATGAGTTATGAGAACATCCCCACAGCCGTGTTTTCCTCTCCCGAAGCTTCTACTGTTGGCCTCACCGAAGCCGAGGCCCGAGAGCAGTATGGAGATGCCATCAAAGTCTTCCGCTCTAAGTTCCGGCCGATGTATCATACATTAGGAGGACGAGAAGAACGAACGCTCATGAAACTGGTGGTTGATAGCCAGAGCGATCGCGTGCTTGGGGCCCATATGGTGGGAGAAAGTGCCGCCGAGATTATTCAAGGGGTGGCGATCGCCGTCAAAATGGGAGCCACGAAAGCCGATTTCGACGCCACCGTGGGCATTCATCCCAGTTCTGCCGAAGAATTTGTGACGATGCGCTAA
- a CDS encoding glutathione peroxidase, producing the protein MLQDKTGQRVPEVTFRTRQDGEWKDVESKDIFNGRNVIVFALPGAFTPTCSSSHLPGYNQLANTFKASGVDEIVCLSVNDTFVMNEWAKDQESDNVTLIPDGNGDFTEQMGMLVDKADLGFGKRSWRYSMYVKDGIIDKMFIEPEEPGDPFKVSDAETMLGYINPQAKPKHVSLFSKVGCPFCAKAKSLLKDKGWDYEEIVIGRDASTASLKAMTGKTSAPQVFVDGQLVGGSEELEAYLKTA; encoded by the coding sequence ATGTTACAGGACAAAACCGGACAACGAGTCCCCGAAGTTACCTTCCGCACCCGTCAAGATGGTGAATGGAAAGATGTCGAGAGCAAAGACATCTTCAACGGCAGAAACGTGATTGTCTTCGCCCTCCCCGGTGCCTTCACCCCCACCTGTTCTTCCAGCCACCTCCCCGGCTACAACCAACTCGCTAACACCTTTAAAGCGAGCGGCGTTGATGAAATTGTCTGTCTATCCGTGAATGACACCTTCGTCATGAACGAATGGGCCAAAGACCAAGAATCTGACAACGTCACCCTGATTCCTGACGGAAATGGCGACTTCACCGAGCAAATGGGAATGCTCGTGGACAAAGCCGATCTCGGGTTCGGCAAACGCTCCTGGCGTTATTCCATGTACGTCAAAGATGGCATCATCGACAAAATGTTCATCGAACCTGAAGAACCCGGAGACCCCTTCAAAGTCTCCGACGCTGAAACCATGTTGGGCTACATCAACCCCCAAGCCAAGCCCAAACACGTCTCCCTGTTCTCCAAAGTGGGATGCCCCTTCTGCGCCAAAGCCAAATCCCTCCTCAAGGATAAAGGCTGGGACTACGAAGAAATCGTCATTGGTCGCGATGCCTCTACCGCTTCCCTGAAAGCCATGACTGGCAAGACATCTGCCCCTCAAGTCTTTGTCGATGGTCAACTGGTGGGGGGTTCCGAAGAACTCGAAGCCTATCTCAAGACGGCATAA
- a CDS encoding thiamine pyrophosphate-binding protein yields MTSYIGQKPRVGSNISGGAILPIYDELYRAEAQGGIQHILVRHEQGASHAADGYARATGQVGDGSS; encoded by the coding sequence ATGACGAGTTATATCGGGCAGAAGCCCAGGGTGGGATCCAACATATCAGGTGGCGCCATACTCCCTATTTATGACGAGTTATATCGGGCAGAAGCCCAGGGTGGGATCCAACATATCCTGGTTCGTCATGAACAGGGGGCCTCTCATGCCGCTGACGGCTATGCCCGCGCAACAGGACAAGTGGGGGATGGTTCGTCATGA
- a CDS encoding TRAP transporter substrate-binding protein — MKRRAFVTRSAVSAATVSALAACAETAGTGTDASSLPRVNWRMATSWPPSLDTIYGGAQTVCRRVSEMTNGRFTITPYAAGELVPALQVMDAVEGGTVECGHTASYYYIGKNLTLGFATTMPFGLTAQQQNSWLYHGGGLEAMQKVYSDFNIINFPAGNTGTQMGGWFKRQVNSVADLNGMKLRVPGLGGTIMAQMGANVQVLPGSEVYLALERGAIDAAEWVGPYDDLKLGLHRAAQYYYYPGWWEPGATLDVLVNRRMWERLPEEYQQIFVAATVEANMTMLAQYDALNGEALQELVEGGTILSGFSEEIMQRGEEIALEIYEQNAQENASFNEVYENWRAFREVVQGWHHLNKFSFAQYSRDQS, encoded by the coding sequence ATGAAACGCCGAGCTTTTGTGACTCGAAGCGCCGTAAGTGCCGCCACCGTCTCCGCCCTCGCCGCTTGTGCCGAAACCGCCGGAACAGGAACGGATGCCAGTTCTCTGCCCCGGGTCAACTGGCGCATGGCCACGAGTTGGCCGCCGTCCCTCGATACCATCTATGGTGGGGCACAAACCGTCTGCCGTCGGGTCAGTGAGATGACTAATGGCCGTTTTACCATTACGCCCTATGCTGCCGGTGAGTTAGTTCCCGCGTTACAAGTGATGGATGCGGTTGAGGGAGGAACCGTAGAATGCGGTCATACCGCCAGTTACTACTACATTGGTAAAAACCTAACCTTAGGCTTTGCCACGACGATGCCTTTTGGCTTAACTGCCCAGCAGCAAAATTCCTGGCTATATCACGGCGGGGGGTTGGAGGCAATGCAGAAAGTCTATAGCGATTTTAATATCATTAATTTCCCAGCCGGAAACACGGGAACGCAAATGGGGGGCTGGTTTAAGCGACAAGTCAATAGTGTCGCCGACCTCAATGGCATGAAACTGCGGGTTCCGGGGTTGGGGGGAACGATTATGGCGCAGATGGGAGCGAATGTGCAGGTTCTGCCCGGTTCAGAAGTCTATCTGGCCCTGGAACGGGGGGCGATTGATGCCGCTGAGTGGGTTGGCCCCTATGATGATTTGAAATTAGGACTGCATCGGGCTGCCCAGTATTATTACTATCCCGGCTGGTGGGAACCGGGGGCGACGTTAGATGTGTTGGTGAATCGCCGGATGTGGGAGCGTTTGCCAGAGGAATATCAGCAGATCTTTGTGGCGGCTACGGTGGAAGCCAATATGACGATGTTGGCTCAGTATGACGCCCTCAATGGTGAGGCGTTACAGGAGTTGGTTGAGGGGGGAACCATCCTCTCAGGCTTCTCTGAGGAGATTATGCAGCGGGGTGAGGAGATTGCTTTGGAGATTTATGAGCAAAATGCTCAAGAGAATGCCTCGTTTAATGAGGTTTATGAGAATTGGCGGGCGTTCCGGGAGGTGGTACAGGGTTGGCATCACCTGAATAAATTCAGCTTCGCACAATATTCACGAGACCAGTCCTAA
- a CDS encoding GNAT family N-acetyltransferase, producing MDKTAANYTFSWIHQIAEIPKAAWDPLAQPLTSPFFEWDWLHNLESSGSATGKAGWMPCHLTVWRDRTLVAAAPLYLKGHSYGEFVFDHQFADLSERLGISYYPKLLGMSPFTPAEGYRFLIAPDEDEAELLGLMVAEIDHFCDRNQISSCHFLYVDPSWQSRLQESGFSPWRHHNYIWHNDSYGSFDEYLKAFNANQRRNIKRERKAMAKAGLTLKTLSGDEIPRALFPLMYRFYENTCDKFGWWGSKYLTKRFFEQLYTTYRHRVLFVAAYPESSGADERHPLGMSFCLTKGDRLYGRYWGSHDEINCLHFNVCYYSPIEWAIDHNIQIFDPGAGGRHKKRRGFPATPNVSLHRFYPSRLRKIILPYLQQVNEMEEREVAAINQELPFARQEN from the coding sequence ATGGATAAGACTGCTGCTAACTATACGTTTTCCTGGATTCATCAAATCGCGGAAATTCCCAAAGCCGCCTGGGATCCCCTCGCTCAACCCCTGACATCACCGTTTTTTGAGTGGGATTGGCTGCATAATTTGGAGTCTTCCGGAAGTGCGACGGGAAAAGCCGGCTGGATGCCTTGTCATCTCACCGTCTGGCGCGATCGCACCCTTGTCGCCGCCGCGCCTCTGTATCTGAAGGGCCATAGCTACGGGGAGTTTGTCTTCGATCATCAATTTGCCGATCTCTCGGAGCGTTTGGGCATCTCCTATTACCCGAAACTCCTGGGAATGAGTCCTTTTACCCCGGCTGAGGGCTATCGCTTTTTAATCGCTCCCGATGAAGATGAGGCGGAACTGCTGGGGTTGATGGTGGCGGAAATTGACCATTTCTGCGATCGCAACCAAATCAGTAGCTGTCATTTCCTCTATGTTGACCCCTCATGGCAATCTCGCCTGCAAGAGAGCGGCTTTTCCCCTTGGCGACATCACAACTACATTTGGCACAATGATAGCTATGGCAGTTTTGATGAGTATCTCAAGGCCTTTAATGCCAATCAGCGGCGGAATATCAAGCGAGAACGTAAGGCCATGGCGAAAGCGGGGTTAACCCTGAAAACTCTCAGCGGCGATGAGATTCCTCGGGCCCTGTTCCCCCTCATGTACCGCTTTTATGAAAATACCTGTGATAAGTTTGGCTGGTGGGGGAGTAAGTACCTAACGAAACGCTTTTTTGAGCAACTCTATACCACCTATCGTCATCGGGTTCTTTTTGTGGCTGCCTATCCCGAGTCGTCTGGGGCCGATGAGCGACATCCGTTGGGCATGTCGTTTTGTTTAACCAAGGGCGATCGCCTCTATGGACGGTATTGGGGCAGTCATGATGAGATTAACTGTCTCCATTTTAATGTCTGCTATTACAGTCCCATCGAATGGGCGATCGACCACAATATTCAGATTTTCGATCCCGGTGCGGGAGGCCGCCACAAAAAACGTCGAGGCTTCCCCGCCACCCCCAATGTCAGCCTGCATCGTTTTTATCCCTCACGACTCCGTAAAATCATTTTGCCCTATCTACAACAGGTGAATGAGATGGAAGAACGGGAGGTGGCCGCGATTAATCAGGAGTTACCCTTTGCCCGTCAGGAGAACTAG
- a CDS encoding phasin family protein, translating into MAGFGNLFQKAFYLGVGLASYAGEQAGEKLIELRETAQKLADELVERGEMNAEEARRFVEEMVNQGQRQANPNPQVRDETRPKEPRRIEILDDDEEISETSSTSTDTSTSDSGVEHLHQQVQSLQDELRRLQQDQ; encoded by the coding sequence ATGGCTGGATTTGGCAATCTGTTTCAGAAGGCATTTTATCTAGGAGTGGGTTTAGCCTCCTACGCTGGGGAACAGGCCGGGGAAAAACTTATTGAGTTACGGGAGACGGCCCAGAAGCTGGCCGATGAGTTAGTAGAACGAGGCGAGATGAATGCGGAGGAGGCCCGCCGTTTTGTCGAGGAGATGGTCAATCAGGGCCAGCGACAAGCTAATCCTAATCCTCAAGTTCGGGATGAGACGAGACCCAAAGAACCCCGACGCATTGAAATTCTCGACGATGACGAGGAGATCTCCGAGACCTCTTCGACGTCGACGGATACCTCGACATCAGACTCAGGTGTAGAGCATTTACATCAACAGGTGCAATCGCTTCAAGATGAATTGCGCCGTTTGCAGCAAGATCAATAA
- a CDS encoding CCA tRNA nucleotidyltransferase, producing the protein MGEEKPTVFSPQTWGFSLEDLPPEACLVGGAVRDGLLGRQSDYLDLDFVVPQGSIEAARGLSQNYRAGFVILDAARQIARVVFPEMTVDFALQEGESLEADLRRRDFTVNAIAYNPRSRTLIDPLQGYQDLQQRQLRTIALQNLKDDPLRLLRGYRQAAQLGFTLHPETQAGIRQLAPLLTQVAAERVNSELGYLLGSESGTYWLQQAWQDGLLSGWFPQAQAQSLERLSAIDEVVGDLAQTCPELVLELQAPLRPTLKTTLVMIAKLSSLMSQELPEAERTLARLKYSRAEVRAVLALQEAWRLAGGEAALRGLSVRSQYFWFKHLNGTFPAYVLYALASGISREAIAPYIQHYLNADDPIAHPRPLIKGQDLIETVGVPRGPEVGHWLTEIAIAQAEGILNHPQDALNWVEQQRAQPRTPNP; encoded by the coding sequence ATGGGTGAGGAAAAACCAACGGTGTTTTCCCCTCAGACTTGGGGCTTTTCCCTGGAGGATTTACCCCCGGAGGCCTGTTTAGTCGGTGGGGCAGTTCGAGACGGCTTGCTGGGGCGACAGTCGGACTATCTGGATTTAGATTTTGTAGTTCCCCAGGGTTCCATTGAGGCGGCCCGTGGGTTGTCCCAAAATTATCGGGCGGGATTTGTCATTCTCGATGCCGCCCGGCAAATTGCCCGAGTGGTGTTTCCTGAGATGACCGTGGATTTTGCCTTACAGGAGGGAGAGTCGTTAGAAGCGGATTTGCGACGACGGGACTTTACCGTGAATGCGATCGCCTATAATCCTCGCAGCCGGACTTTAATTGACCCCCTTCAGGGCTACCAAGACCTCCAGCAGCGGCAGTTACGGACGATCGCCCTACAGAATCTCAAGGATGACCCGCTGCGACTGTTACGGGGCTACCGTCAAGCGGCCCAATTAGGCTTTACCCTGCACCCAGAAACCCAAGCGGGGATTCGTCAACTTGCCCCTCTGTTAACTCAGGTGGCGGCGGAACGAGTCAATTCAGAACTTGGCTATCTTCTCGGCAGTGAGTCGGGAACCTATTGGTTACAGCAAGCATGGCAGGATGGCCTATTGTCAGGATGGTTTCCTCAGGCCCAGGCCCAATCCCTAGAACGCCTAAGTGCCATTGATGAGGTGGTCGGGGACTTGGCCCAGACTTGCCCTGAGTTAGTCTTAGAACTCCAGGCCCCGTTACGGCCGACCTTAAAAACTACTCTGGTGATGATTGCCAAGTTGAGCAGTTTAATGTCTCAGGAGTTGCCAGAAGCCGAACGCACCTTAGCACGGTTGAAGTATTCCCGGGCCGAAGTGCGGGCCGTTTTAGCCTTACAAGAGGCTTGGCGGCTGGCGGGGGGAGAAGCCGCCTTGCGAGGGCTGTCGGTGCGATCGCAGTATTTTTGGTTCAAACACCTCAACGGGACGTTTCCTGCCTATGTCCTCTATGCCTTAGCCTCTGGGATTTCCCGAGAGGCGATCGCCCCCTATATCCAGCATTATCTCAATGCCGATGACCCCATCGCCCATCCCCGGCCCCTGATCAAGGGACAAGATTTAATCGAGACGGTGGGCGTCCCCCGAGGTCCTGAGGTGGGCCATTGGCTCACGGAAATCGCGATCGCCCAGGCTGAGGGAATCCTGAATCATCCCCAGGATGCCCTCAACTGGGTTGAACAACAACGCGCTCAACCCAGAACACCCAACCCCTAG
- a CDS encoding Ycf34 family protein, with protein MCICVNCHYVDRCATYHEVEHQHQQSHLTDAPDFQPVEPTINVNIRTPEGGDIEMEWDVVGCESFKAEMGKWSKLRPGELIPT; from the coding sequence ATGTGTATCTGTGTCAACTGCCATTATGTCGATCGCTGTGCCACCTATCACGAGGTGGAACACCAGCATCAACAGTCTCATTTGACTGACGCTCCTGACTTTCAGCCCGTTGAGCCTACCATTAATGTGAATATCCGCACTCCTGAGGGGGGGGATATTGAAATGGAATGGGACGTGGTGGGCTGTGAAAGCTTTAAAGCTGAGATGGGGAAATGGTCGAAGCTGCGTCCCGGAGAACTCATTCCCACTTAG